CGTTGGTCAATACACCGTGCAGCACCAAGCTACGAAGAACAATCAAACAGTACTGAATTATTAGAAACCGGTATTAAAGTTATCGACTTAATTTGCCCGTTTGCGAAAGGGGGTAAAGTTGGTTTGTTCGGTGGTGCGGGTGTAGGTAAAACCGTAAATATGATGGAATTAATCCGTAATATCGCGATTGAACACTCTGGTTATTCTGTATTTGCCGGTGTAGGTGAACGTACCCGTGAAGGTAATGACTTCTACCACGAAATGAAAGATTCCAACGTATTGGATAAAGTATCTTTGGTTTATGGTCAAATGAACGAGCCACCGGGTAACCGTTTACGTGTCGCGTTAACCGGTTTAACCATGGCGGAAAAATTCCGTGATGAAGGTCGTGATGTATTATTCTTTGTAGATAACATCTATCGTTATACTCTTGCTGGTACTGAGGTATCTGCGCTTTTAGGCCGTATGCCATCAGCGGTAGGTTACCAACCGACCCTTGCTGAGGAAATGGGTGTATTACAAGAGCGTATTACTTCAACTAAAACAGGTTCTATCACGTCCGTACAAGCGGTTTACGTGCCTGCAGATGACTTGACTGACCCATCTCCGGCAACAACTTTCGCGCACTTAGACTCAACCGTTGTATTGAGCCGTCAAATTGCGTCTTTAGGTATTTACCCTGCGGTTGACCCATTAGATTCTACATCTCGTCAATTAGACCCATTAGTTGTTGGTCAAGAACACTATGATATTGCTCGTGGCGTACAAGGTATCTTACAACGTTATAAAGAATTAAAAGATATTATCGCAATTCTTGGTATGGACGAATTATCTGAAGAAGATAAATTAGTGGTAGCACGTGCACGTAAGATCGAACGTTTCCTATCACAACCATTCTTCGTTGCTGAAGTTTTCAACGGTACACCGGGTAAATACGTTCCGTTAAAAGAAACCATTCGTGGCTTTAAAGGTATTTTAAGCGGTGAATATGACCATATTCCGGAACAAGCGTTCTACATGGTCGGTTCAATCGACGAAGCGCTAGAAAAAGCCAAAAATATGTAATCACTTCAAGCTGATGCATATCAAACTTGAAGGAGAAAAACATGGCAACATTTAACTTAACAGTAGTAAGTGCAGAACATCAAATCTTTTCTGGCAATGTGAAAAGTGTTCAGGCAACCGGTATAGAAGGTGAGCTCGGTGTTTTACCGGGGCACGCCCCGTTACTGACCGCAATCAAACCAGGTATCGTAAAACTGACATTAGAAAACGATAGCGAAGAAGTGATTTATGTTTCCGGCGGTTTCTTGGAAGTACAACCAACAGTTGTCACCGTACTTGCGGATGTAGCGATTCGTGGTGACGAGTTAGATGCGGATCGTATTCGTGAAGCAAAACGCAAAGCCGAAGAAAATATTGTGGCACATGTTGCCGATGTGGATCATGATTTACTTGTAGCGAAGCTTTCTAAAGAGTTAGCGAAACTTCGGGCATACGAATTAACGGAAAAACTTGTT
Above is a genomic segment from Aggregatibacter sp. HMT-949 containing:
- the atpD gene encoding F0F1 ATP synthase subunit beta encodes the protein MATGKIVQIIGAVIDVEFPQDAVPKVYDALKVETGLTLEVQQQLGDGVVRCIALGASDGLKRGLKVENTNNPIQVPVGTKTLGRIMNVLGEPIDEQGPIGEEERWSIHRAAPSYEEQSNSTELLETGIKVIDLICPFAKGGKVGLFGGAGVGKTVNMMELIRNIAIEHSGYSVFAGVGERTREGNDFYHEMKDSNVLDKVSLVYGQMNEPPGNRLRVALTGLTMAEKFRDEGRDVLFFVDNIYRYTLAGTEVSALLGRMPSAVGYQPTLAEEMGVLQERITSTKTGSITSVQAVYVPADDLTDPSPATTFAHLDSTVVLSRQIASLGIYPAVDPLDSTSRQLDPLVVGQEHYDIARGVQGILQRYKELKDIIAILGMDELSEEDKLVVARARKIERFLSQPFFVAEVFNGTPGKYVPLKETIRGFKGILSGEYDHIPEQAFYMVGSIDEALEKAKNM
- a CDS encoding F0F1 ATP synthase subunit epsilon is translated as MATFNLTVVSAEHQIFSGNVKSVQATGIEGELGVLPGHAPLLTAIKPGIVKLTLENDSEEVIYVSGGFLEVQPTVVTVLADVAIRGDELDADRIREAKRKAEENIVAHVADVDHDLLVAKLSKELAKLRAYELTEKLVKSRR